The Rhodamnia argentea isolate NSW1041297 chromosome 10, ASM2092103v1, whole genome shotgun sequence sequence GCGGCCCTCATCAGGTTTGACAAAGGTccacacaaaaaagaagaagcaaagcacacaaaagaaaaaagaataaaaaaatataaaaattgacaatattattaaaaatgtccacgttcgCCAATTGTGTCATGTAGAACCGATGTTGTCAACATCagtgatttctagccaaatttGACTGAAAATACTCAatttggtaccaatgcaaaaaagtttaggactaaattggtcttattaaaatgtttatgaccgaattggtacaaatgcaatatgtATATGAATTTTTCTGTACTTTTCCCCCTTATTTATGAATGCTAGTTTTTACGCTAACGATGCATTCGGGCTCTAttaatttcgtgaaaaataagatgtttatggaaattattttttggaaagaatACTTTCCATCATTTAATACAGAAATTCTCATTGTTTTTGTACATAATGATTTGATCCGAAATTGCTTAATTGGACCTAGTCGTACTACGTGGCGCAGATGACgcttatatatattttctcttttttctcttcttttctcttctcttttttcttttcttctacctCTATCGATTGCCGGCTACAAGTGGGGCTCGGCCTCTCTCACTGGCTACAAGCAAGCTAGTGCCTTACCTATGGCCGGTCGCCGCGACCGGCataggaagaaagaaataaaaaaaaaaagaattgtaaaaaaaccaaaaaacccaaaattaaaaattaaaaattaaaaaaattaaatatgaagggagaaaagatgagaattttttttcctttttaaaaaatgaaaaaaaaatcattttatccatttttgaaggtaatttttctattagtgaaaaatacttttcttaaCTAATTCATTGTTCGTGAATCAAACACTAAAAgatccaaaaattattttcttaaaaattattttttatgaaataaacgaAGCCTTAAAATAATTGCATTTCCAGTTGCACGACCCGTCTGGAACAAAGGTTTGATCACAAATGTCAAGACTGTTTATCCAGTGCGTGGGTGGGCCCGGTGAAAATACGAAACTGAAATCTGCGGTGCACTCGTTCTGCTATAACAACCAAAGTATACTTTAATTAAAAACAGCCGGACCATAGTCATGCCATCGCTGGACGAAGTCTAAAGCTCAAGTCGTCCTAGAAATTCTTCACACAGTTCGACCACCCTATTCAGAATTTAGAGCATTCACACCTTTGTAAACCACCGACATCTCTTGATACTTTTGCTTCCTATTTTTTTCGAAGAGTCGCTAGCCTGACAGTCTAGTAGTACCATCGGTTATTTATAATTACACgatatttcaattaatgagtactttgcgcaaaacacgcggtgatgataTATGGATTTGCGATCGAGATTGTACCGCCCCTTACAAAGACTTTcggaaaagcattttcctttttcagtcgGTCTCTGTCCTTTGCGCTTTTTCCCGTCCATGGAAGGTCGCATGAAACCTTCGTAACCGCGTTTGCCCTTTTCTCCAACTTTGTCTTGTCCCGCTCGTCACTAGAAACAATCCTGGCTTTTACACCAATTTAAAAATGAGAGGTCCTTGAGAAAAGTGGAAGTCAAAGATAAGTCAACTCAAAAGCTTGACCCCATTCTCTCCATGATTGTAACGCGGTGCAGAAAAGTCGAGCAGATTTCACGCGCTAATGGACGAGAAAAGAGCATACCCCGTTGTTTCACGGATTGCGCCAGAAGTTAAAGAGAGATTCTGAAAgatttcttgagagagagagatagagacagTATTAGAGAATGACTTAAGTCAAGCCCTCACAGGGCATCCAAAGGCTAATTCACATGTACCATTAAATCAGGGGAGACCCTGTAAGTCTAATCATATGCATATGAAGGAGACAATTTACGCACATTAGTGAGCATTAGTCGAGTCAAAGAGTTTAAATACCTAGGTTACATGACAAAAATACGAACGGTAATTTGCGATTTTCTGCATCATGAAATTAAACACGATCGGATTAAAGTTATGGTTCTATTTGCGAAACCATCATTTGTTTTCCTATAACGCCACTACCACAATTTTAAATCTCCCATCAATCCAAGAACTCCCAAATCGAATAATCGTAACTCTTATGTGCTGACTTAACTTCTGTCATCATAAAAGGACTCCGTCTTGTAAGGGCGCCGTGATGCTATGTTTTTGGTGGGTCGACAACTGTGGCGGCCATGGCAAAAATGGCCACCCGACCGCACTGGCGCGGGGAGGAGATCAGGGTGTTGGGTAGGACTTTAGGGTGACTTTCGGGCTTAAGGTCTTTTGGGTGCCTTTTTTCACGAATAGGATGACTTTtacatttctatttctgaacTTTCAAATCTTGCAACGACACGCACTTTGACTTTTCTTAGTCTTCTAATCCTAAGAGCGGAAATTTTCGCAATGGATAGCTGCCGACACGTAAATCTTAATATGATCATGTTTTAATAGACTTAAATAATACGTTAGATTTTGGTGGGAAGCAAAGAAGCTACTTTTGACATTTCACAGTAAGTCGCAACAGAAAAATTGTTAGTCCTATCGCCCATGCAAATTTGTCCTAAAATGCAAAATAAGAAATTTGATGAGACCGATTCAAGTAAGCGCATAAAGTAAGGAGAATTTTCGCTGGTATCACTATATCCATTTTGCCATATGTTTTGTTGTAAAAGGGCTTATCTTTAACTTCGCATAGTAATTCACAATAAGAGCTCTACACTATATGGTTGGCTTCTATGTCACGCTAAATATATAGTTACTCGATAAAGACAACTGCTAAACTTACTAGTACCGGCTTATGTCAACGGTTTATCATATAATTTGTCTTTTCATGATTAGCCATTGAATATGACCCACTTAGTTAAAGAACCGATTGCAGTCCAGCTCATCGGTTGGCATTCCCAATTCCTCCGATGAGTTTCAATGAACCTAAACTCTTTATCAAACCTTGAATAAGCATGAATGTTGCCCATTGCCTTGCAAGAATTGGAAGTGGAGACAAATCGAAGTGGGAACATGAAGGAATTAACACACTCGGTTTGGTCGTTTCATTGCCAAATGGGACGTAAGATTTGTGCAAATCCTCATGAAGAAGCATAAAAAAAACACCAGAAAAGCATTTGTCACCAAGTCCATTTCAAGTCATAAACCAGAATATTGATCCATCAAACCCTAGTCAACTCCATTGGACCACGCACTCCGGAGTCTGGACTCAACGTCAAGACTGGTGAAGAAGATACTTGGAGCTGACGGATTCAATCCCTGCCTAACTACACTGTACGAGATATCATGACGAACGCGGTCCACTTGAACCATTCTTGGGGGAAAGAGGAGGCAGAGGCTCTGCGCCATTTTACTTTTTCACTCGAAGACTCCTGTATAATACTCCCAATTAATTAGATTTAATCTATGAAATATAAAGAAATAATTACGTCCACCCGCGATTTCTGTTATGTAATTAGTTCTGTACGTGTTAGCCGTATCAATCACGTAATGTGTCCATAAAACAGTAAACTTGCTCATGTTGACCCTCCCTCATGTTCTTTTCAAttgcccaaaaaataaaaataaaaagcatgtTTCTAGAGCCCTTTTGCAGGTCTTTTGATCGACTGACTAAGTCACGTTTTTAATAAGTGGTAGAGGTACGAAGGGGAGGCCAGTTTGGGCAGCTATTGAGTGTTACCATAAGAATTCCACACTCAGTGACGGAATATTCTAATGTGGTTAATAAGCTAGTTGGACTAACTAAAATTGGAagaatattacaaaaaaaaaatcttaaatctattgcaagtgtgccaattcaattctaaactttttacatttgtatcaatttagccCTTCTGACTTGAAATCACCGATATGGCGAGGCCAGCTCcgacatggacaaattttaataatattttgatatattttcatatttttgaattacttaattatttgtgattttttcttttatttttcctttttttccccatctTTTTCCTCCCAACAACAGGCCAAAGGCGGAGCTAGCGAGGTTGACCTCCGATGAAGCTCGCTCTCACCGGCCATCGGCTAGATCGGGCCTCGCCCTCGTCGGTGTTTTGGGAGGGGGGGGGCAAGCTTCGCTAGAGGCTAATGAGATCAACCTCGCCAATCCTTGCGTCCGGTCGGTCACCGAGGCCCTTCGAccgactggaggaagaaggaaaggaaggaaaaaataataaagagaagaaaaataaaataaaaaaattgagaaaaatattaaaatattgtttaaAGTTATCCACGTAGCACCAGCCGCGCCGCGTCAACAATTTCCGACCGGATGGACTGAGTTGCAAAGTGTTTAGgtctgaattggaaaaaaaatatttagacataaattggcacaattgcaataggttaaggacttttttagtaattctctcAACTACAAATCGTGTAGATTTGAGCATTACATAAAACATCTTCCTTTTGTTTGCTGGCAAGTATATATAACTATGTCAATTTAAAGTCGGTTTTGTCatcacaaaaaagagaaaaaaagcaaatgtaactttttatttcttgaaaataatttttcgacaTTGCTTTTGTGTAGAAAACTTAATACGGTTTAACTATATTTGTGATTCCGTCAGCCCTGAGGTAAAAGCTTTTTGCACATTACGAAGAGGTCAAGTCAAAATAAGGAGGGAAATGGAAGTGAAATTGTTGTTGGACAAAAACTTGGATTACAAGAAAGACATGATGAGTGTTGGTGTATTGAATAATGTGGCATGGAGACAATTCTTACGTTGAATTTAAGATTGGAGTTAGTCAATAGATAGACGTTTATCCGATGAAGTGCAATTTACTGGGAAATAGTCAACATTTTCGTTGTATTGCGCGAAACTTCTGCCTGCATGCATGCACAGGACATGTAGAACCCATACAAGTTTGCTGCGGTTACTCCATATTGTTTTTAAGGTAAGGCTCGGTTTTGTCTCGTGTAGAATGTGAcacttctgaaaaatattttcaaaatgtcATTTTCCTAACAACAATATTttcagtgagagagagagagagagagcttcagTAGCAGATAATATTCTTCGGTATTTGGCTATAATCCGAGAGAAATAaggaacaaaaaatagagagagaaaaagataacTGGGGCAAAATTGGGGCTTTAGTTGCAATTTGCCCAACTTGTTTACTTTTATCTTTAGTATttatcttctttatttttaaaaaaattgatttttttattttattttattttttttcccttcttcttcaaccgGTCGCCGGCCATGGCGAAGGCTAGTGACCGATCGCAGGCAAGCTCGAGCCTCACCACATGCCAACGAGCTCAAGGCTCGCCGACGGTCATTGTCCATGGCcaagaagaatgaaaaaaataaaaagaaagaaaataaaattttaaaataattaaaaatattaataaattagaatttttttaaaaaaaataattaaaaagaaaatgaatttgaaTGAGTGGAGGGAGGAAATATGAGGGAaaatgctttcttctttttaagaagaggaaatcattttctctacttttgaaggtgttttttttttttatgggtggaaaatgttttctttgacttgtttattttttgtgaactgAATACccaaaaatctgaaaaatattttcctgaaagttgTTTTTAgcgaaacgaacggagcctTATAGATGATAAAGACGCATCCGGTAATCTTGGCTCAAATCGCAAGTGATATGAACTTCGCAATATTCATGAGTTGCCATAGCATGGGGAATGGTATTGTCTCCAATGACATTTCTTTTTATGGTCACTATCGTTAGACCACCCTTCTCATTCCCTCTCTCTCAGGGCAACCGTTGTTGATGAAGATGCGACGACGttgagagagaaggggggaagGGGTCGGTTAATGTTGGGACGTACAGTGAAACTCGATACTTTCACTTGAAGAGATCACTCAAAAAGAGATCAAATCGGTCGATCCTTTTTTCGCaataggattttttttcctgtaGTGTCGGGCCACATGTGGCTCGAATCTAATGGTCGATAGAGTGATGACAGAAGGTGGGAATAGCGCTTGGAAAACAACCACCCTTCTCATGCGAGAAATTTAGCCTCTATCCGGATAAAACGAAGCCGAGAGTTGAGATATAAAATTATATTTGGTAAGCTGCTAACATGACGGTCTGATAgtattgtcaattatttctgacaatatgatttcccaatcaatgagtgctttatgcaaaacgcGCGGTAATTGTGTGTGGATCTATGATTAAGAGTGTATCGTCTCTGACAAGAtcgttagaaaaatattttccttatttttattatcatatGAAGAGTACATTAACTCATTTATAAACTTTATGAGTTGACCATCTGGAGTGGCAAACCATCATTTATGGTCCGTCAGTACCATAAGCCGGTCCGATTTGTGACAGTGTGCTCGTGGAATGTTGGTCCGGGTCATAGTTTCATTGTAATGAGAACGCCCactaaagaaaagagaaaaatacaaCCCGGGAAGAACCCTACAGTATGTCCGTACGGAGTTGATGGGACCACAATTTTTTCTCCAACACAGGCGCGTGGAAATTTCCAAGCAAAACCCAGGTCTCCCTCTCTTATTTCCTACTAGGGaagcgctctctctcttcgtctctCAACCCTTCCACGGGAACTCCATCTCTGCGCTTATTTATAGGTGACGATCTCAACACGTTCTTGCGTATAAGTGCAAGCAAAAGCAGAAAGATACAAAGAGCAAGAGCGAGTCGTTTggagagagaggcagagagatGGAGGATTTGCCACCAGGGTTTCGGTTCTTCCCCACCGAAGAAGAGTTGGTTTCCTTCTACTTACGGAACAAGCTCGAGGGAACAAGGCAGGCTCTCCACGGGCTGATTCACCGGGTCATACCCGTCCTCGATATCTACGAGTTCAATCCATGGGACCTTCCACGTgcgtttcttcctcttcttcttcttgatgatCATCTCTTGTTTTCATGTTGCAAAGCCTCTTCCAGGTACAGATTTGTCGCATTTCTTCAAATCGTAGATGGATTCTCCTTCGGATCGCAGTTTCTTATGAATTACCACGAGTGTGGTAGCACATAGTGCCACAGATATGTGATGGGCTTCACTCTTTCTGCCCTTGTCTGAAAAGAGAAGAACCAACGAGAATTTGGAGTATTTCAAATGGAAGTTTTACCTGTTAGGCTGTAGGGTTTTCTTCTAAATAACTTTGATGGGGCTTCAACTTTTTCGCAGAATTATTTTTTCCCATGTATCAGTTGGTGGAGTCATCTTTTAACTCGTGATTTATTTCCCCAAATAGTGTTCATATGCATCCACGATATGTGTGACAGTCTACGATTTCATGAACTTTTGAACACACGCGCATGTCTTAGAACTAATTACGAAACAATTAGAATTCCACCAAAGAAAGATTTATAGATGATAAGATCAATACTCTCTATTCTATCATGTAACAAAATTCTTTTGGATCCAGAATTTGCGGGAGATCTATGCCGCGGAGATCCAGAGCAATGGTTCTTCTTCATCCCTAGGCAAGAAAGCGAGTACCGCGGTGGGAGGCCGAGGCGGCTCACGACCACTGGGTACTGGAAGGCTACAGGCTCTCCCGGTTTTGTCTACTCGAGCAATCGCATTGTGGGTGTGAAGAGAACTATGGTGTTCTATACAGGACGGGCTCCGAACGGCGTGAAAACTGAATGGAAGATAAATGAGTACAAGGCCATTGAAGGGGAGGCCTCCTCTCCTCAAGAAATCCCAGTGGTGGTATGTGATGCCCTAATCCGATTTATATCGAAAGAACTGTCAGATAATCTATGTCGAATACTTAAGGAATAATTAACTTAATTGAAAGTTTTTCATATGTAATCTTATTCTGGACATCGTTATGCTGGTGTGGTGGTGTAACTGCAATGGTATTAACAGTAATCAAGACAAAAAGATCCCAGTAACATAAGTGCAAGTTCTTGCACCAAACTGTCTGTTTCGATGTCCTTTTTTTGTCGGCACACGCATGAGTCGAACAATGACACGCAACTAATGTCTCTTGTTTGTCTCTATAATTGCAGCCCAGGCATGAATTCAGCGTGTGCCGGGTGTACAAGAAAACGAAGACCTTGAGGTCGTTCGACCGGAGACCGATGGGAGAAATCATCAGAAGCAGCCACACATTTCCACAGAACACCATGCCAGAGGATGATCATCATGAGCATCATCAGGAAATGGCATCGTCTAGCCGGAGCAGTCCTCCATTCACGGAGAGAGCGAGCTCATCGCCAGACAGTTCATGCGCCACCGGAGACCACGGGACAATCCCTTCGCAAGCAGGAGGAGTAGGAAGCAGTACTGACATGGAGATGCTGCCCGGCGACAGCGAATTGTTCTTGCCAGACTGGGAACAGTTCTGGTCTTAGTTAAAGACGGCTAATTTACTGCGTATaaataatagataaaaaaaaaacagcagatTAATGTTGTCATGATTTAAGAAGGCGTCTCCCGGATGTGTAGTTCTTTCGAATTTACTATGTCTAAATAAAAAACAGCAAATGAATGTTTGTGTGTGCTTGTTATGTGAAGAAATGGTCCATGCGAGTTATTATTGCATGTGTCCAATAAAACCCTAGAGC is a genomic window containing:
- the LOC115753895 gene encoding NAC domain-containing protein 90-like: MEDLPPGFRFFPTEEELVSFYLRNKLEGTRQALHGLIHRVIPVLDIYEFNPWDLPQFAGDLCRGDPEQWFFFIPRQESEYRGGRPRRLTTTGYWKATGSPGFVYSSNRIVGVKRTMVFYTGRAPNGVKTEWKINEYKAIEGEASSPQEIPVVPRHEFSVCRVYKKTKTLRSFDRRPMGEIIRSSHTFPQNTMPEDDHHEHHQEMASSSRSSPPFTERASSSPDSSCATGDHGTIPSQAGGVGSSTDMEMLPGDSELFLPDWEQFWS